A stretch of DNA from Plasmodium brasilianum strain Bolivian I chromosome 3, whole genome shotgun sequence:
TATAAAGAgatgatataaaaacaaaaatattgcaaaatGAAACATGCATTAAGTAATCAAAATAGGATTCCGGATTCCTATAACCACTATGTAATATAGACAACATATAtccatttaaatttaatgttataaattttcttccttgctttattttattaatgacCTTATCTGCTGCATAATCTGAATTAAGAATACTAGTTAaactttcaattttttttgtaacatctggttttttaaaattttcttgaACAAAGCCAGGTGTTTGAATTGATGGTAAGAATGCATTTGCAATATGgatattgaaatattttagttCTTGGTctaaaatatgtgtataagtCCACATGGATGTTTTACTCATTAAATAGTATGAGTAACCATAAATGGGGTATAATGCCCCTTcagaatttataaataaaatagttccacttttcttttttttcatatatgtaataaccCTAGATATAAAATCaatatttccatatatatttacattaactGTATAAATTAAATCATACATTTGCAATTTAGTATTTTCTTCAGTACTCACGTAAGCAGCATTACAAATAAGAACGTCAATGTTGTTTATATCATTTACATCCACATTTCCCTTCTCGATGTTCTTATTCCTATTCcttgtattattttcatttccaTAATTCGTatcattttttgaattttcttccttatctaaactattatttattaacgCATTATTGAATGCTTCATTTATTGACTCCTTCATACTCAAGTcacatttaataatatttattttaatatctGAGTAACTTTTGTCCTTCCCCACTTCgcttaataaaatatttcttgcctcttttagtttatttatatttcttgaCATCACTGATAGTGTTTCGGGTTTTTCCTTGATAAGTCTTTTGGCTAACGACAACCCAAGCCCTTCCGAGCCCCCTGCGGAGGAGAGAAATATGCAAAGTGGTACGAACGCGATAACATGCAGAGTACACACATATGCACACATGCGAAATTGTCCACTTGTCCACTTTCacgtgaatatatatatatatatatatatacataagtaaatacatgtgtatgcacttacatatacatatatgtacgcacGTGCACAGTGGCACGCTGCAGTAACTAAAATGAGGCAAGGGAAACAACAAAATTGCCTTCGTTTTATTGCTTGCGcgttttctcttttattttaatttactaaCCTATGATGCAAACATGTTTCCCTTTAAAGTTACAGTTTTGTAGTGCTTTAGAATAATTTGCATatctaaatttaaaaattaaataaataaatcctAACACTGATAAATAAGACACTAGTGTGATATTTAAGAAACTGCTTAACGGGATCCAGTAATTTACAACtcgtaaaattattaaaagttcgaaatatatgtacttcttaataaaacataacatattttaaaaagtctTTTCAaagttaaagaaaaatatgtaaataaaaatgatttatttatagaatgaaaatatatgggTGGTACCATGTGGTTTATGTTTGAAGGTgtaacttcttttttttctttttttttatttgctatatatgtgtgtacaggcgtgcgtatgtgtatgtatatgtctCTGTGTATGTACTGCGTATGCGCTTGTGTCtgtgtgtttttttttttttttttttttttttcaaaatagaagaaattaCTTATAGGTAAGTACAAGCCCTGATGGAGGGTcttcctattttttaaacttatTATTTGGCTTAATatgattttctttttctgttCTACATTTTATTCTCTCctctcaattttttttttttttttttgttaacaaTTTATTACTTGTCAGTTACGTTACAAAATATTGAATACACTGatatgaagaaataatacACGACTGTTGTGACAatcaatttaaaatttatttttttaccgCATAAttccaatatatatatttacataaatatatatacttcttCTTATAAGCGTAGgatacataatttaatttttgtccCTCTTTACGTTTTCTTACTTAATATGTGTGCAGATAAATGTACCTTATAAACCCTGatcagaataaaaaaaaaataatttgcacgtgcatatacatatatacatacccATAGGAAAATCGTATTACATTTTCTAGTTTTGTTTTAACTGACTTAAAATTTTGCTTATTGAAGAACTAGCGTAATTAGTAGTATTTTcatctttaaaattataatttgcttttattttttgagaaAATTTCCCCTATTAAATCGATGGAATGGATACGTGTTAAATGCGTTAGCATTTTCCTTACATATTTATTCGTTTAAGCAGTtatccatttatttattcgttcatttgttcatttgttcatttgttcatttgttcatttgttcgtTCATTCTTTCATTCGctcatttgtttattttatttttttttaaaccaaTTTTTTTCGAACTGCATTTATCGTTGGTCTTAATCATATTAAGAACGCTTCCTATTTGTGTTATTCCTGTTACATCAAAGCAGTAATAGAGAGGTTGGAAATGCCGACAAAtcgaattaaaagaaaaaaaaaatcaaaaaatttaagctAAAATTGTTGTTACAATTTTAAGTACTATAAGTTTGGTGTAATAATGTACGAAAAAagagttaaatatatattttatttttttctctctgtgtgtatgtgtttaCTTCGCCTTTTTCTTGATACGCGAACTCTACACatatagtagtaataatgtacattattataaatggGGAAGAGGGGTAGGAGAAAACTAATTATACAATGGAGGAATACTGAAAAAGCTGTGAAACATAATATGGGGGGGggcaattaaaatataacgcACTTTGCACTTCCATattgtacatgtatgtacacCATACATATGGTTGtttcgtaaaaaaaaaaaaaaatttgttatacTACATGTGCGCACGTATTGTGCATATACgcgtataaatatatgtatatatgtatgtatgtatatatgtatgtatatatgtatatatgtatgtatgtatatatgtatatatgtatgtatgtatgtatatatgtatgtatgtatgtatatatgtatgtatgtatatatgtatatatgtatgtatatatgtatgtatgtatgtatatatgtatgtatgtatgtatatatgtatatatgtatatatgtatatatgtatatatgtatatatgtatatatgtatatatgtatatatgtatatatgtatgtacgtatgcatgtatgtatggatGGATATACACGGATTATTCCAGAACGAATAATTCGCGAACGCTTGAAATATTTAGATGGCCCCCTTCACTCGTTTTCTAATTCCCTCTTCTCTGTAAGGGTCCTAATGGACTTAACCAAATACCTGCAGTTGTCAAGCAGCAATTTGCTGAGGGGAATTATTTCAATTATAGTGTAGTTCTTTTTTAGCTCATCCATGTGAGATGTCATATAGGCTTTAATTCGAAAAAAGAATTCTTTTAGTTTGACTTTTTCAATTAaatcaaaattttcaatattttcttGTGTAACATATTCTTGTCTTAGTTTCATAAACTCATCAGCGGATAGGCCGTTCATAATTGTTTTTGCACAATTGGAAAAGGCAGAAGCTCTTAACGAATCAGTGCTATcagtaatttttaaattaatagaataattataaataggaatattatttttattacactTGGCACAATACATTGATTCATCCAAAAGTTGAGATGTTTCTATCTCTTCATCGGCTATATTATTAGTAATCATTTTCTTATTACAATCAGGACAAGCGGAATATACAGGtatagtattatatatatgatctATAAATCCAAaagttgtaaaaataattccttTTCCTGATAGAGCATCTTCATTTGCTACGTTGacatcttttttaatttcttcaatagttttttgtaattctatattgaaattattactatttaaattaactaaagcatgcatattttttttattattgatccaccaattttttaaaatataagctCTATCAATTTCTGgatttatttcaatttttgttTTGATATGAGATTCTAATTTTTTGCCTTTCCATTCCCCAACTTTTAAATACTTAAAACAGACAATACAGTTATCCTTTAAATCcatttcttctatttttagAGCATGGTCACCCCATAAGGTTACATTAATAGTATCATTACTATCatctattaatattaaatcccttttttctttatactGTCCTGTTTTTTTAATCAAAATTTGCATAGTCTCTTGAAAATTGAATACAATTCCAATTACATCTACTAAAGAACCtgtattcatatttttaatattatctatataagtaaaattataaataaattttggaATATTAAAATCATTTTCTTCTAATAATTCTATAATAGAATTTTCATCTAAGGTAATTTCACAATCATGTTTTAAAGTATTAAATTTCTTATTTGCTGcttttatatttcctttacttattttatatatttttcctacTTGTAAAAAATCATACCATTTATCAACTGCCTTACCAAAAAAATTCCCTTTTATCTCACCATCTTCATCACATAATTCTATATTAAATACTTTTCCTTCTTTATTACCTGAGTaaaattttctaatattaTCTTTGGACTGAACCCTAGCTTTGATAATCCATTTTGAAGAGTATTGAGATAGCTTATTTATTTGCATTAATATTCCatcatttgtttttatcaCGGCATTATTACTCTGATATGTGTTACTCTGAGAAGGGTTACTCTGATAAGGATTGTTTTTCCTAATTTTCCTACTTAATGTATTCtcttttaacatttttatttcatttcttctGTCTGATGATAACTCATCTATATCATTGTTTAGCGTTTCCTTTGTTTCTTGCAAGCTCCCAACGCTTTCGCTTCTCATGTGTTTCCTTCCCTCATCTGTTTGATTGTAGCTGGAAAACAGATTCTCTTCTTTActactaattttattattaccataattattattgccATTATTATTGCCATTATTATTGCCATAACTGTTACcataattattactaatattgTTACCACTACTATCGTATTCCGCAGAGCGACGACAATACCCTTCATTTATACCTTCCTCATTTTTACTTAGTTTCGCACTACTGTTGTAACTTTCAGCGTTCCTCCCTATATACATTTTCCCTTCTTCATCAGCATGAATGCTATTTTCACCATGATCATTTTTCTTCCTATTATAGTAGATGTCTTCTTTTCCTTGTCTATAGCTACCCACATTTTTGATCTTTTCCTGCTCCCTATCTCGGGTATGATCAATACCACTTAGGATGTTTCTTGCACCACCGCTCGGGATATCAATACCGTGAATACTTCCACTACTAATGTTATAGTTTCCATCATCAAGATAGTTTCTGTTGTTGAGGTTACTTCCGTTGTAGCTTCTGCAGTTATGACTTCTTTCATCGGTGTGTCTTCTAATCCCATACATGTTGCTCATAATATATGATTCCTTCTCTCCTTCAAGCAATTTTCCCTCGTGTGGGGAAGAATTTAAACCCTTGATTCCATTTTTTGCATagtcattattattattatcattattattatcattattataatcattaatattatcattacgAGGATCACTGTTATTATcactataatttttattaatactgtTACTTACTCCAACCTCGAAATTATATTCCCCTCTGTATGCACCACCGTTCCTATGAATATTTTCGTCGTAGTTGTTGTTCCTCCCACTGCTCATAACAACGTCTCTGCTTATAATGTGTGTTTTGCTCTTactgttaataatattactgttgctattattattacttttactgttactattgtAAGATTCATTCTCggataaatatttgtttctGTCATAATTAATTGTGTTATTCCTTTTGTTATAACCTCCATTCTCTCTATATTCACTGTGCTTTGGTTGAGGTGAGCTTCTCCCCTCATTATTACTCTTATAATCCCTTACATTGGATGGGTAATTAGTGCAATTTGTGTAATTCGTGTAATTGTTATAACTTGCACAATTAGttctttcattattatatgaaaactTTCCTCTATTCTGTAAATCCACCATATGACCTTCTTCAtaatttctattatttatattgctATCCCCAACTCTGCTGTTATTTGGGCTTTTCAAACTTTCACGATAACTGGGATTCAAACCATGGATTTGATTTTCCCCATACGATAAATTTTCCCTATGGGTGATATTTTCTCTATTTGCTAAATTGTCCCTATAACCCGAATTATCATTCGGACCACTCGGTTCTTTCACAAAATTTTCGTTGGGTACATGATGGTACTTTTCCTTGTTACCCcgcatattattttcataatattcatttgattcataaaaatttttaatattaagtctattattattgtaatcGATCGTAGCGCGTGTATATTCACTATCTCTGGGTTTATTTTCACAATAAAATTCGTTAGTAACTCTAtggttattattattattactgctattaatactactactactatggttattaatgttattaatgttattaatgttattactgttattactgttattactgttattactattattattattactactaatattactattaccacCTCTGTATTTGTTGTCATAATTATATTCGTTATCCCCACGAGTGGAATTTTCCCTTGGACTATTATCCTGTTGTGAATTTAACAGATAATAAGATATACTTTGTAAGTgatattttctaaataaatcttcaatatcaaaattttctatatttaaaaagatacTAACCTTTTTCGCTAGAATGAAAAGTTTTCCATAATAATTCgtaatagaaaaattttcaattttaattattttttttacgaaCGATATAGTAGAACTAAAGTTGTTATTGTCCTCTATGCCTAAATGTACAATAGCATAATACTCAGGTGGTATTGTTCCATCaataacttttaaaaaaacttgACTCGCCCCTGCATTCATTTGACTAAAACAAATCAACTTTATTTCAGTGTTCAACCAACTTAACGCTTCTTCTGAATTTGGTTcggtaaaaaatttatatataaagttaGGCGTAGCCTTACTTAAAATCTCTTCGTttctattcattttttacttatgCTCAACAGAATAGCGAAAgtggggaaaaaaaagaaaaaaaagaaaaagaagaaaaaagggtatatatatatatatatatgttcctCTGAAAAGGCGTATATCCCCTGCTAGCCTTTACAAGCAActgtaagtatatatttaaacccgcgcacacatacatacgtacgtacatatatatatatatatatatgttcatgcTTCCCCGCATGAATATATACGCTGCATGCGCAAAAAATAGCTGTTAGTGCTGGTACTTTGAATTATCCAAACAAATTCCTTTCTTCTGTGTACTAACAAATACGTGATACACTCAAAAAAATGTCTTGACCTTTTTGcattaacaattttttttttttaaatatatgtatacatgcagatataaatatgtatataagaacatatatacatatgcatatatgaacacacatatataaatatatatattccattaagttacaaaataaaacttataacgaaaaatagaaaaaagtgCAAATTAAGTgaaagttttttaaaaaaaggaaatatctTTAAACAAATGTATGTACGAAATAAATGGAAGTTAAAGCTTCTAGTTTGTTATACGTCAAAAAATACGCAACTACCTTTTCGCACGTTATTTTACtcatgcataaatataaacatgtacaatttatgtacaaacgcgtatacataatatatatatatatatatatatatatatatatatgaacatatacagATATACGTTCATACGTACATAAGAATAGTTAACAGCGGGAGTTTATGTATTCCTAAAATAAGCGAAGGAAcaaggaattttttttaaatttgtatatactcacaacgaatatattttttatgattatatttttgtaataaagtAAGTCTTCAGATCTTGATAATCTTGTTCTTAGTAATTCGCTCTTTGTGTATTCCTATTTGCAGTTCATACTTGAACATACGGATGAACAAAGTGAAgctaaaattaaattatatcatattaaattaaaacagACTAAATCAAATAATATCAAATTAAATCGCATTAAATTAAACCGAACCAAACAGATGTCACATGTTTTTTAccgtttcttttttttttttttttttttttttctaatgtAGTTCTATGTTGAGTCTTTTAAGTATatagcgaaaaaaaaaaaaaaaaaaaaaaaagaccaaaaatgaaattatgaaaaataagagAACGCAGTTAACCAAAAATATAcacaagtaaaaaatattaagtactgtgaaattaaaattattaacaaaatgaagagagaaaaaaggtaaaaattcGTATATATCTGAAAAACGTAAATTAGAGAACACATGAAGATAAGCTTTAAGTGCACATATACGTAAA
This window harbors:
- a CDS encoding NAD(P)-binding protein, with translation MLCFIKKYIYFELLIILRVVNYWIPLSSFLNITLVSYLSVLGFIYLIFKFRYANYSKALQNCNFKGKHVCIIGGSEGLGLSLAKRLIKEKPETLSVMSRNINKLKEARNILLSEVGKDKSYSDIKINIIKCDLSMKESINEAFNNALINNSLDKEENSKNDTNYGNENNTRNRNKNIEKGNVDVNDINNIDVLICNAAYVSTEENTKLQMYDLIYTVNVNIYGNIDFISRVITYMKKKKSGTILFINSEGALYPIYGYSYYLMSKTSMWTYTHILDQELKYFNIHIANAFLPSIQTPGFVQENFKKPDVTKKIESLTSILNSDYAADKVINKIKQGRKFITLNLNGYMLSILHSGYRNPESYFDYLMHVSFCNIFVFISSLYKLYIEYVIKKKFHSILCN
- a CDS encoding replication protein A1, with product MNRNEEILSKATPNFIYKFFTEPNSEEALSWLNTEIKLICFSQMNAGASQVFLKVIDGTIPPEYYAIVHLGIEDNNNFSSTISFVKKIIKIENFSITNYYGKLFILAKKVSIFLNIENFDIEDLFRKYHLQSISYYLLNSQQDNSPRENSTRGDNEYNYDNKYRGGNSNISSNNNNSNNSNNSNNSNNINNINNINNHSSSSINSSNNNNNHRVTNEFYCENKPRDSEYTRATIDYNNNRLNIKNFYESNEYYENNMRGNKEKYHHVPNENFVKEPSGPNDNSGYRDNLANRENITHRENLSYGENQIHGLNPSYRESLKSPNNSRVGDSNINNRNYEEGHMVDLQNRGKFSYNNERTNCASYNNYTNYTNCTNYPSNVRDYKSNNEGRSSPQPKHSEYRENGGYNKRNNTINYDRNKYLSENESYNSNSKSNNNSNSNIINSKSKTHIISRDVVMSSGRNNNYDENIHRNGGAYRGEYNFEVGVSNSINKNYSDNNSDPRNDNINDYNNDNNNDNNNNDYAKNGIKGLNSSPHEGKLLEGEKESYIMSNMYGIRRHTDERSHNCRSYNGSNLNNRNYLDDGNYNISSGSIHGIDIPSGGARNILSGIDHTRDREQEKIKNVGSYRQGKEDIYYNRKKNDHGENSIHADEEGKMYIGRNAESYNSSAKLSKNEEGINEGYCRRSAEYDSSGNNISNNYGNSYGNNNGNNNGNNNYGNNKISSKEENLFSSYNQTDEGRKHMRSESVGSLQETKETLNNDIDELSSDRRNEIKMLKENTLSRKIRKNNPYQSNPSQSNTYQSNNAVIKTNDGILMQINKLSQYSSKWIIKARVQSKDNIRKFYSGNKEGKVFNIELCDEDGEIKGNFFGKAVDKWYDFLQVGKIYKISKGNIKAANKKFNTLKHDCEITLDENSIIELLEENDFNIPKFIYNFTYIDNIKNMNTGSLVDVIGIVFNFQETMQILIKKTGQYKEKRDLILIDDSNDTINVTLWGDHALKIEEMDLKDNCIVCFKYLKVGEWKGKKLESHIKTKIEINPEIDRAYILKNWWINNKKNMHALVNLNSNNFNIELQKTIEEIKKDVNVANEDALSGKGIIFTTFGFIDHIYNTIPVYSACPDCNKKMITNNIADEEIETSQLLDESMYCAKCNKNNIPIYNYSINLKITDSTDSLRASAFSNCAKTIMNGLSADEFMKLRQEYVTQENIENFDLIEKVKLKEFFFRIKAYMTSHMDELKKNYTIIEIIPLSKLLLDNCRYLVKSIRTLTEKRELENE